One window of Bacteroides sp. AN502(2024) genomic DNA carries:
- a CDS encoding glycosyltransferase family 4 protein has translation MKVLMFGWEFPPKIYGGLAVASYGITKGLSLQGDMETIFCMPKPSGEEEKFLKIIGMNQVPIVWRDVHYDYLKSRLLEMTPEEYYSFRDHIYADFSYMHVNDLGCMEFAGGYPGNLHEEINNFSIIAGVVARQQEFDIIHAHDWLTYPAGVHAKMISGKPLCIHVHATDFDRSRGKVNPTVYSIEKNGMDHADCIMCVSELTRRTVINEYHQDPRKVFAMHNAVYPLSQELQDIPRPNHSKEKVVTFLGRITMQKGPEYFVEAAALVLRRTRNIRFVMAGSGDMLNAMINLVAERGIADRFHFPGFMKGKQVYEVYKNSDVFVMPSVSEPFGIAPLEAMQCGTPSIISKQSGCGEILDKVIKTDYWDIHAMADAIHSLCTNPSLFEYLKEEGKKEVDGITWEKVGLRIRALYEAVLRNYGK, from the coding sequence ATGAAAGTTTTAATGTTTGGATGGGAATTCCCTCCCAAAATATATGGTGGTCTTGCGGTTGCTTCTTATGGAATAACTAAAGGATTGAGTCTGCAAGGTGATATGGAGACGATTTTCTGTATGCCTAAGCCTAGCGGAGAAGAAGAAAAGTTCTTGAAAATAATCGGTATGAATCAAGTACCCATTGTATGGCGTGATGTCCACTACGATTATTTGAAGTCTCGTTTGTTGGAAATGACACCGGAGGAGTATTATTCTTTCCGTGATCATATCTATGCCGATTTTTCTTATATGCATGTGAATGATCTGGGATGTATGGAATTTGCAGGTGGCTATCCCGGGAACTTGCACGAAGAAATTAATAATTTCTCGATCATTGCCGGAGTAGTAGCCCGTCAGCAGGAGTTTGATATTATTCATGCTCATGATTGGCTAACTTATCCTGCCGGTGTACATGCCAAGATGATAAGTGGAAAGCCGCTTTGTATCCATGTGCATGCCACTGATTTTGACCGTTCTCGTGGCAAAGTCAATCCTACTGTTTATTCGATTGAGAAGAATGGCATGGATCATGCCGATTGTATCATGTGCGTATCCGAGTTGACTCGCCGCACTGTTATTAACGAGTATCATCAGGATCCTAGAAAAGTATTTGCAATGCATAATGCTGTTTATCCATTGTCGCAGGAGCTGCAGGACATTCCACGTCCCAATCATTCAAAAGAAAAGGTGGTTACCTTTCTCGGACGTATTACGATGCAGAAAGGGCCGGAATATTTTGTAGAGGCTGCTGCTCTTGTGTTGCGTCGTACTCGTAATATTCGTTTCGTTATGGCTGGTTCGGGTGATATGTTGAATGCCATGATTAATCTGGTGGCTGAGCGTGGTATTGCTGACCGGTTCCATTTCCCCGGTTTTATGAAAGGTAAGCAGGTATATGAAGTTTATAAGAATAGTGATGTGTTTGTCATGCCGTCTGTCTCTGAACCTTTCGGTATTGCTCCGTTGGAGGCGATGCAGTGCGGAACACCTTCCATCATTTCTAAGCAGTCAGGGTGTGGCGAGATTCTTGATAAGGTGATAAAAACTGACTACTGGGATATTCATGCAATGGCTGACGCTATCCACTCTCTTTGTACCAATCCGTCTCTTTTCGAATACCTCAAGGAAGAAGGTAAGAAAGAAGTAGATGGGATTACTTGGGAAAAAGTCGGTTTGAGAATCCGTGCTCTCTATGAGGCTGTGTTAAGAAACTATGGTAAATAA